The DNA sequence CCATTAAAGGTATTCAAGTTTCTTTAGCTTCAGCAGAGAAGATCAAAAGTTGGTCTTTTGGCGAAGTAAAAAAACCAGAAACTATTAATTATAGAACTTTTAAACCAGAGCGAGAAGGCTTGTTTTGTGCAAAAATTTTTGGACCAATTAAAGATTACGAATGCCTTTGTGGAAAATATAAAAGAATGAAATACAGAGGTGTGATTTGTGAAAAGTGTGGAGTAGAAGTTACTCGCTCTAAAGTGCGTCGCGAAAGAATGGGGCATATTAGTTTAGTTTCTCCCGTAGCCCATGTTTGGTTTTTAAGATCTTTACCTAGTCGTATTGTTACTTTGCTAGGAATGACTCTTAAAGAATTAGAAGCCGTTTTGTATTGTGAATCTCATATGGTTTTAGATCCAATGGAAACGGAATTAAAAGAAATGCAAGTGTTATCCGAAAATGAGTATCAAGATGCCTTAGATGAATATGGCCCTCATTTTAGAGTAGGTATGGGCGGAGAAGCCGTTATCGAAATGCTTCGTTCCTTAGATTTAGAATTTTTAGCTAGACAATTACGCATTGATATTCGTGATACAAAATCAGAATTAACAAAGAAAAAACTAGCTAAGCGTTTAAAAATTGTAGAAGCCTTTAGAGGATCTAATAATAAACCAGAGTGGATGATCTTAACGGTATTACCAGTTATTCCTCCCGATTTACGACCACTAGTGCATTTAGATGGCGGTAGGTTTGCCACTTCTGATTTAAATGATTTATACAGAAGAGTAATTAACAGAAATAATCGATTAAAGAAATTACAAGATTTAAATGCTCCTGATATTATTATTCGTAATGAAAAAAGAATGTTACAAGAAGCCGTTGATGCTTTATTAGATAATGGCCGTGGCGGAAAAGTATTCACAGGAGCTAACAAGCGTCCATTGCGTTCTTTAAGTGATGCTTTAAAAGGTAAGCAAGGTCGTTTCCGTCAAAATTTATTAGGTAAGAGGGTAGATTATTCTGGCCGTTCTGTGATTGTGGTAGGTCCTCATTTACGACTGCACCAATGTGGCTTACCAAAAAAAATGGCTTTAGAATTATTTAAGCCATTTATTTGTGGTCAATTAGAAGCTCGTGGTTTAGTAACCACAGTAAAGCAAGCAAAGCGATTAATTGATGAGGGAGTAGATGAAGTTTGGGATATTTTATCAGAAGTGGTAAAAGAGCATCCGGTATTATTAAACCGCGCCCCTACTTTACACAGATTAGGTATTCAAGCTTTTGAACCTCTTCTTCATGAGGGGAAAGCTATTCAATTGCATCCATTAGTTTGTGCCGCTTTTAATGCCGATTTTGATGGAGACACCATGTCTGTTCATGTGCCTTTATCCATTGAAGCGCAAATTGAAGCTCGCGTGTTAATGATGTCTACTAATAATATTTTAAGTCCTTCTAATGGAAAACCGGTAATTAACCCCACTCAGGATATGGTGTTAGGTTTGTACTGGATGACTCGTATTAACTTAGAGGCTAAGGGTACGGGAAGAATATTTAGTTCCATTGATAAAGTGGAATATGCGTATAACCAAGGTTTGGTTAATTTACAAGCTGCTGTAAAAGTAAAAATTGGAAACACGGTTTATGATACTAGTGTTGGTCGCGCCATTTTAGGTGGAAAATTACCAAAAGATTTAGACTTTAAAGTGGTTAATAAAGTAATGAATAAAAAAACTTTAGCAGAGCTAATGGATTTTTGTTTTCGTAATGTAGGGCCAAAGGCTACCGTTTTATTAGCAGACGCTTTAAAGCAAGCCGGTTTTGAATATTCTACTCAAGCGGGTATTTCTATTGCTATTGGCGATTTAAAAATTCCTAAAGAAAAAGATGCCATTTTAGCCTCTGCAGTAAGCCAAGTGCAAAACATTCAAGAGCAGTATGACGAAGGTTTAACCACAGAAAGTGAAAGATATAATAAAGCGGTGGATATTTGGTCTAATGCTACAGATAAAGTGGCAAAAGTAATGATGAAACATTTTGAAACTCAAGACTTTGAAGTGGACGGAAAAACAGTAAAGTCTGATAGTTTTAACTCTATTTATATTATGGCAGACTCCGGAGCAAGGGGTGCGGTAGATCAGATTAAGCAATTAGCAGGAATGCGTGGTTTGCTTGCCAAACCTTCGGGAGAAATTATTGAAACACCAATTACTGCCAATTACCGAGAAGGCTTATCGGTGATTCAATATTTTATTGCCACCCATGGTGCAAGAAAAGGTTTAGCAGATACCGCTTTAAAAACAGCCAACTCGGGATACTTAACGCGTTGTTTAGTAGATGTGGCTCAAGATGTGGTAGTAACTAAAAAAGATTGTGGTACTTCTGGTGGCATAGTGGTTAGAGCCTTAGTGGAAGGTGGAGAAATCATTCAAAGCTTAGGAGAAAAAATTTTAGGCCGTATTACATTAAAGCCAATAATGGATCCAGCCACAAAAACCATTATTGTAGATTCTAATGAAGAAATTACAGAAGATGCTGTACAAAAAATTTATGAGTCAGAAATTGAAGAAGTGGTTGTTCGCTCTCCTTTAACTTGCCAATCTGATAGAGGCATTTGTGTTCAGTGTTATGGTCGTGATTTATCCAGAGGTCATATTGTTAATTTAGGAGAGGCTGTGGGGATTATTGCAGCCCAGTCTATTGGTGAACCAGGAACTCAGTTAACCATGAGAACTTTCCACTTAGGTGGAGCTGCCAGCAGAAGTGTTGAAGAATCAGAGTACCTTGCAAAATATTCTGGAACAGTATGTTTAAACAAAGTGCAAACGGTTATAAACAAAGAAGGAAAGGTAACTATTTTAGGTCGTAACGGAATTTTATCTATTAATGCAGAAGATGGAGTAGAAAAAGAAGCCTTTAAGCTTCCTTATGGTTCTGTTCTTCATTATAAAATTGGTGCAAAAGTAAAGGCCAAAGATACTCTTTCCACTTGGGACCCTTATTCTAAGTTTACTATTGCAGCAGCGGGCGGGTTTGTTAAATTCGTAGGCTTAGACTTAGGAGTTACTTATACCGAAGAAAGAGATACTACCACGGGTTTTATTGCTAAAAAAATTATTAACAATAAAAGTTTAGATGGCTCTAAGCCTTCTGTACATTTGGTAGACAAAACTGGCCAGCCTATTCAGTTTGAACGGGGAGGAAACATTAGTTATATTTTATCCACAGGGGTACAATTATTAGTAGATAATGGGCAAGAAATTTTTGCAGGGGACTTAATTACTAAAATGGTAAAAGAAAGTTCTAAAACGAAAGATATCACAGGTGGTTTACCTAGAGTAAAAGAATTATTTGAAGCGCGTGTTCCTAAAGACCCTTCTGTGATGGCACCTATTGATGGTTATGTTAGCTTTGGAGAAGATTTAAAGGACAAGCAACGAATTATAATTACAGCAGAGTCTGGTGATACTAGCGAAGTTTTTGTTCCTAAGGGTAAAAACGCAGAAGTAATGGAAGGGGAATTTATTAAAGCTGGAGAATCCGTGGTGGACGGTGAAACTAACCCTCATGATTTGCTAGACATTCAAGGAGAGGTGGCTTTATCAACCTACTTATTAAACGAAGTACAAGAAGTTTATCGACTTCAAGGTGTGGCTATTAATGATAAGCATATCGAAACTATTTTACGGCAAATGTTAAGTAAGGTTAGAGTTTTATCTGCTGGCGACACTCCCTTAATCCAAGGAGAAGTGATTGAAAAAGCCCGATTTAAAGCGGCTAATAAAGCGGTCACAGCAGAGGATGGAGAATTAGCTACAGGTCAGCCTGTGTTATTAGGTATTACTAAAACTTCTTTGAGTACAGAAAGTTGGTTGTCTGCAGCTTCTTTCCAAGAGGTAACTAAAGTATTAACCGAAGCTTCTATAAACTCTAAAATGGATAATCTTAAAGGTTTAAAAGAAAATATTATTATGGGTCGTTTAATTCCTGCAGGAACGGGCTTGCCTTGTTATTCTCAATGGAAAATTGGTGTAGACGCCCCTAAGCCTAAAGAAGTCGATGCGGTTTTGCCAGGGGTAGAAACGCATAAAAACTCAGTAGTTACTGAAAGTGAAGAGGAAAGAAAGAATTTATAAAAAGCTTGACGAGAGTCCAAGGAATAAGTAATTTTCTTAGGTTGTTAGGAGACAAAAAAGTATGCCCACGATTAACCAGTTAATAAAAAAAAGCCGCAAAATCCAAAAGGATAAATCCAGCTCACCAGCTTTAGAAGCTTGTCCTCAAAAAAGAGGGGTTTGTACTCGAGTTTTTACTACCACTCCAAAGAAGCCAAACTCGGCTTTGCGTAAAGTGGCTCGTGTGCGCTTATCTAACGGTTTTGAAGTGAATTCTTACATTCCTGGTATTGGTCATAACTTGCAAGAACATAGTGTGATATTAATTCGTGGTGGTCGTGTAAAAGATTTACCAGGGGTTCGTTACCATACGGTTCGAGGAGTTTTAGATACTCATGGTGTGGCCAATCGAAAAAATAGCCGTTCTAAGTACGGAGCAAAAAAACCAAAAGCTTAGTTACAAAAGTAAAAAAGATAAAGGGAAAGTATGAGTCGTCGAGCAAAAAAATATAGAAAAGATATAGTTCCTGATGTGGTTTATGGCGATTCCACAGTGTCTATGTTGATTAACAAAGTTATGTTAGATGGTCGCAAAACTGTAGCTTCTAAAATTATGTACTCGGCAATGGATCAATTAAAAGTGAAAGTAGAGGGAGAAAGCCCTTTAGATGTGGTTAAAAAAGCCATTGAAAATATAAAGCCTTTAGTGGAAGTTCGCTCTCGTCGCGTGGGTGGAGCCACATATCAAGTTCCGGTGGATGTTAGGCCGGCTCGTCGTTTAACTTTAGCTCTAAGATGGTTAACTGCATTTTCTCGAAGCCGTAATGAAAAAACTATGCCCAATCGATTAGCTGCAGAAATTTTAGACGCTTATAATGAACGAGGAGCATCTTTTAAAAAGAAAGAAGATGTTCATCGCATGGCTGAAGCCAACAGAGCCTTTGCCCATTTTAATTGGTAACTAACTTTACTTAAACATAACTGGTTTTTTAATCTAAATAAATGGAAAATTTAGTAGTACAAAAATACGGTGGTAGTTCTTTATCTAGCGTAGAAAAAATTCAAAGCATTGCAAAAAACCTTTCAGAAATTGCTAAAAAGCAATCTTTAATTGTGGTGGTTAGTGCCATGGGCAAGGCCACGGATAATTTATTAAACATGGCTTATGAAATCAGTGATAAGCCAGAAAAGCGCGAACTGGATATGCTATTAACCTCTGGTGAGCGTATTGCCATGTCTTTACTAAGTATTGCTTTAAATGAACTAGGCGTTTCTTCTGTTAGCTTTACAGGAAGTCAGGCGGGGATTTTAACTAGCAATCAACATAATTCTGCAAGCATTGTAGAGATAAAACCCTTTCGCGTTTCTGAAGTTTTAAAGCAAAAAAAAGTAGCCATTTTAGCCGGCTTTCAAGGTGTAAACCCAACCACTAAAGAAATTACTACTTTAGGTAGAGGGGGTTCGGATACTACGGCCGTTTATTTAGCCGATCACTTTAAAGCGCCTTGTGAAATATACAAAGATGTAGAGGGGGTTTGCTCGGCAGACCCTAACCAAGTTTCTAATGTTACTAAATATGATGAAATTACTTATGATGAGTTACTGTCTATGATTAAATGGGGAAATCCAATTTTACATAGGTACTCTATTGGTTTAGCTAAAGATAAAAAAGTTCAACTAAGTATTAAAAAATCTTTATCAAAAAATACAGGAACACAAATAGTATTAAATAAAAAAACCACAGCAAATAAGTGCTTGTCTATAGAATCGCAGGCTTTGGTTTTTAGCATTCCCTGCTCAGAGATAAAACATTATCAAACTATCAAAGCCAATAAAAAGCTATTTACTTTGTATGATTTATTTCAAAACGATACCAGCCTTTTGATCACGGGAGAAAAAGCAGATTTACAGTGTTTAAAAAAAACTTTAAGGAAAAGCATTAATAATTTATCCACGGTATCTTTTATTTTTTCTAATGGTGATTTTAAAGTGTATAAAAAAGAATTAATTAGTCAGTTATCCAAACAATTTCCATCTATTGTAGATTGGGTTGATGAAAGTTTATCTTTAACTGCGGTAATTCCCTTTGATTTAAAAACCAAATTTTTAAATCAGGCCTCATTGTTTTTGAAAGATTACCATTCGGCTAGATAAAAATAAAATTTTCCAGTTAAAGTATTTTGCTATCCAGTGCATAGTATTTTTAGAATAAAAACTAACATGAGTTATGTCTCTGTGATAATGCCAAAGGGGAAAGTCTTGTGGTTTTTCGTACAAGCTTGTCATAACTCCTAAGTGAGCGTTTGTTTGCAGTAAATTATGAATTCTTTGTAACTCTGTGGAGGGGTGAAAAAAGTGTTCCATAGCCTCAGTGCAAGTAATAAAGTCATATTGCTTTTTAAGGGCTGTGGGGTTGGGGTAAAATATAGGATCATAGTGTGTGGTTGCAAAGCCCTTCTCCTCTAAGTACTTAGCTAAAACCACG is a window from the Pseudobdellovibrionaceae bacterium genome containing:
- the rpoC gene encoding DNA-directed RNA polymerase subunit beta', with the translated sequence MKDLLNFLDKPQSPLSIKGIQVSLASAEKIKSWSFGEVKKPETINYRTFKPEREGLFCAKIFGPIKDYECLCGKYKRMKYRGVICEKCGVEVTRSKVRRERMGHISLVSPVAHVWFLRSLPSRIVTLLGMTLKELEAVLYCESHMVLDPMETELKEMQVLSENEYQDALDEYGPHFRVGMGGEAVIEMLRSLDLEFLARQLRIDIRDTKSELTKKKLAKRLKIVEAFRGSNNKPEWMILTVLPVIPPDLRPLVHLDGGRFATSDLNDLYRRVINRNNRLKKLQDLNAPDIIIRNEKRMLQEAVDALLDNGRGGKVFTGANKRPLRSLSDALKGKQGRFRQNLLGKRVDYSGRSVIVVGPHLRLHQCGLPKKMALELFKPFICGQLEARGLVTTVKQAKRLIDEGVDEVWDILSEVVKEHPVLLNRAPTLHRLGIQAFEPLLHEGKAIQLHPLVCAAFNADFDGDTMSVHVPLSIEAQIEARVLMMSTNNILSPSNGKPVINPTQDMVLGLYWMTRINLEAKGTGRIFSSIDKVEYAYNQGLVNLQAAVKVKIGNTVYDTSVGRAILGGKLPKDLDFKVVNKVMNKKTLAELMDFCFRNVGPKATVLLADALKQAGFEYSTQAGISIAIGDLKIPKEKDAILASAVSQVQNIQEQYDEGLTTESERYNKAVDIWSNATDKVAKVMMKHFETQDFEVDGKTVKSDSFNSIYIMADSGARGAVDQIKQLAGMRGLLAKPSGEIIETPITANYREGLSVIQYFIATHGARKGLADTALKTANSGYLTRCLVDVAQDVVVTKKDCGTSGGIVVRALVEGGEIIQSLGEKILGRITLKPIMDPATKTIIVDSNEEITEDAVQKIYESEIEEVVVRSPLTCQSDRGICVQCYGRDLSRGHIVNLGEAVGIIAAQSIGEPGTQLTMRTFHLGGAASRSVEESEYLAKYSGTVCLNKVQTVINKEGKVTILGRNGILSINAEDGVEKEAFKLPYGSVLHYKIGAKVKAKDTLSTWDPYSKFTIAAAGGFVKFVGLDLGVTYTEERDTTTGFIAKKIINNKSLDGSKPSVHLVDKTGQPIQFERGGNISYILSTGVQLLVDNGQEIFAGDLITKMVKESSKTKDITGGLPRVKELFEARVPKDPSVMAPIDGYVSFGEDLKDKQRIIITAESGDTSEVFVPKGKNAEVMEGEFIKAGESVVDGETNPHDLLDIQGEVALSTYLLNEVQEVYRLQGVAINDKHIETILRQMLSKVRVLSAGDTPLIQGEVIEKARFKAANKAVTAEDGELATGQPVLLGITKTSLSTESWLSAASFQEVTKVLTEASINSKMDNLKGLKENIIMGRLIPAGTGLPCYSQWKIGVDAPKPKEVDAVLPGVETHKNSVVTESEEERKNL
- a CDS encoding 30S ribosomal protein S12; translation: MPTINQLIKKSRKIQKDKSSSPALEACPQKRGVCTRVFTTTPKKPNSALRKVARVRLSNGFEVNSYIPGIGHNLQEHSVILIRGGRVKDLPGVRYHTVRGVLDTHGVANRKNSRSKYGAKKPKA
- the rpsG gene encoding 30S ribosomal protein S7; protein product: MSRRAKKYRKDIVPDVVYGDSTVSMLINKVMLDGRKTVASKIMYSAMDQLKVKVEGESPLDVVKKAIENIKPLVEVRSRRVGGATYQVPVDVRPARRLTLALRWLTAFSRSRNEKTMPNRLAAEILDAYNERGASFKKKEDVHRMAEANRAFAHFNW
- a CDS encoding aspartate kinase, translated to MENLVVQKYGGSSLSSVEKIQSIAKNLSEIAKKQSLIVVVSAMGKATDNLLNMAYEISDKPEKRELDMLLTSGERIAMSLLSIALNELGVSSVSFTGSQAGILTSNQHNSASIVEIKPFRVSEVLKQKKVAILAGFQGVNPTTKEITTLGRGGSDTTAVYLADHFKAPCEIYKDVEGVCSADPNQVSNVTKYDEITYDELLSMIKWGNPILHRYSIGLAKDKKVQLSIKKSLSKNTGTQIVLNKKTTANKCLSIESQALVFSIPCSEIKHYQTIKANKKLFTLYDLFQNDTSLLITGEKADLQCLKKTLRKSINNLSTVSFIFSNGDFKVYKKELISQLSKQFPSIVDWVDESLSLTAVIPFDLKTKFLNQASLFLKDYHSAR
- a CDS encoding class I SAM-dependent methyltransferase, which encodes MHCELCNQHNLKPFYQYINKYCNKLYNRIYYRCHQCELIFLDKNLRLSLEEERHRYDQHNNTIKDASYLQFLDKLLVKLTPHLSSQSKGLDYGCGPSVVLAKYLEEKGFATTHYDPIFYPNPTALKKQYDFITCTEAMEHFFHPSTELQRIHNLLQTNAHLGVMTSLYEKPQDFPLWHYHRDITHVSFYSKNTMHWIAKYFNWKILFLSSRMVIFQKQ